In Flexibacter flexilis DSM 6793, a genomic segment contains:
- a CDS encoding ATP-dependent helicase codes for MSDFLDGLNEAQSEAVVNTEGPTMIIAGAGSGKTRVLTYRIAHLIAKGVEPFHILALTFTNKAASEMRQRIEKVVGTEARNIWMGTFHSVFSKILRIEADKINYPSDFTIYDSEDSKSLLKSIVKELHLDDKVYKPSMVLARISAAKNRLVSVNEYLSNPIYKEDDIASGRPEMGRIYKIYAERCFKAGAMDFDDLLFNTNVLFRNHLDVLNKYQQKFQYVMVDEYQDTNVSQYLITKKLAAVHQNICVVGDDAQSIYAFRGADIQNILNFENDYPDLKIFRLEQNYRSTQTIVEAANSIIKHNTKQLRKNVWTSNPEGTKIDVIKASSDTEEGKLIANAIFEEKAQHNLRNRDFAILYRTNAQSRSMEEALRRLNIKYRIVGGLSFYQRKEIKDLIAYLRLIINHNDEEALKRVINLPKRGIGDTTLAKLIVIANENDVTLWTVLSEVDKVLQGRTASAIQGFVDLIKAFRISAEARDAYEVAAQVAKESGMLRELYEDKTVEGLSRYENVQELLNAIKEFTANPEREDTRLGSFLQEVALITDADTDNDEDKDRVTLMTIHSAKGLEFKNVYVVGMEEGLFPSSMMIGSRQDLEEERRLFYVAVTRAEHKLTLSFATSRYRYGNLQSCEPSRFLEEIDRQYLKIQQRSLPTSLDRTASSRNLSSVRGGVTKIATNPVSRPAAYVPSENFVPSDLRRLRDGMRVEHQKFGFGTVKTVDMASPDKKALVHFDLLGDKTLLLSFAKLMIIE; via the coding sequence ATGAGCGATTTTTTGGACGGACTCAACGAGGCACAAAGCGAAGCCGTAGTCAATACCGAAGGCCCTACCATGATTATTGCGGGAGCTGGGTCGGGCAAAACCCGCGTACTGACCTATCGCATTGCGCATCTGATAGCTAAAGGTGTAGAACCTTTCCATATTTTAGCCCTTACTTTTACCAACAAGGCCGCCAGCGAAATGCGCCAACGCATCGAAAAAGTAGTTGGCACGGAGGCGCGTAATATTTGGATGGGAACGTTTCACTCGGTTTTTTCCAAAATTCTGCGCATCGAAGCCGACAAAATCAATTACCCTTCCGATTTTACGATTTACGACTCGGAAGACTCTAAATCTTTGCTCAAAAGCATTGTCAAAGAGCTGCATTTGGACGATAAAGTTTACAAGCCGTCTATGGTGTTGGCGCGAATTTCGGCAGCCAAAAACCGTTTGGTTTCTGTAAACGAATATTTGAGCAATCCCATTTACAAAGAAGATGACATCGCCTCTGGGCGGCCAGAAATGGGACGTATTTATAAAATCTATGCCGAACGTTGCTTTAAAGCGGGTGCAATGGATTTTGACGATTTACTTTTCAATACAAACGTACTGTTTCGCAATCACTTAGACGTGCTGAATAAATATCAACAAAAGTTTCAGTACGTGATGGTGGACGAGTACCAAGACACGAACGTTTCGCAATATTTGATTACCAAAAAACTGGCGGCAGTCCATCAGAATATTTGTGTGGTAGGCGACGACGCGCAAAGTATTTATGCGTTTCGGGGGGCTGATATTCAGAACATTCTCAATTTCGAGAACGATTATCCCGACCTCAAAATTTTTAGGTTGGAACAAAATTATCGTTCTACGCAAACCATCGTAGAAGCAGCCAATTCCATTATCAAACACAATACCAAGCAGTTGCGCAAAAACGTGTGGACGAGCAATCCCGAAGGCACGAAAATTGACGTAATCAAGGCCAGTTCGGATACGGAAGAAGGCAAGCTCATCGCCAACGCTATTTTTGAAGAAAAAGCACAACACAACCTTCGCAACCGCGATTTTGCGATTTTGTACCGCACCAATGCCCAATCCCGTTCGATGGAAGAGGCTTTGCGCCGCTTGAATATCAAATACCGCATTGTGGGTGGTTTGTCTTTCTATCAACGCAAAGAAATTAAAGACCTGATTGCGTATTTGCGCCTGATTATCAACCACAACGACGAAGAAGCTCTCAAACGCGTCATTAATTTGCCCAAACGCGGCATCGGCGACACGACGCTGGCCAAACTCATCGTCATTGCCAACGAAAACGACGTTACACTTTGGACGGTGCTGAGCGAAGTGGATAAAGTATTGCAAGGCCGTACGGCCTCAGCCATACAAGGTTTTGTGGATTTGATAAAAGCTTTCCGCATTTCGGCAGAAGCCCGCGACGCTTACGAAGTGGCCGCACAAGTAGCCAAAGAATCTGGAATGTTACGCGAATTATACGAAGACAAAACCGTAGAAGGGCTTTCGCGTTACGAAAACGTACAAGAATTGCTCAACGCCATCAAGGAATTTACGGCCAATCCAGAGCGCGAAGACACACGTTTGGGTTCATTTTTGCAGGAAGTGGCCTTAATTACGGACGCAGACACGGACAACGACGAAGACAAAGACCGCGTAACGCTCATGACGATTCACTCGGCTAAAGGACTGGAGTTCAAGAATGTATATGTGGTGGGCATGGAAGAAGGTTTGTTTCCGTCCAGTATGATGATAGGCAGCCGCCAAGATTTGGAGGAAGAACGCCGTTTGTTTTATGTGGCCGTAACACGTGCCGAACACAAACTTACGTTGTCGTTTGCCACGTCGCGTTATCGCTACGGGAATTTGCAGTCCTGCGAGCCAAGTCGTTTTTTGGAAGAAATAGACCGTCAATATCTCAAAATTCAGCAACGCAGCTTGCCGACGAGTTTAGACCGCACGGCCTCCAGTCGCAACCTGAGCAGCGTGCGCGGTGGCGTTACCAAAATCGCAACTAACCCCGTGAGCCGCCCTGCGGCTTATGTGCCGTCGGAGAATTTTGTGCCGTCGGATTTGAGACGTTTGCGCGACGGAATGCGCGTAGAGCATCAAAAATTTGGGTTTGGGACGGTCAAAACCGTGGACATGGCCAGCCCCGACAAAAAAGCCTTAGTGCATTTTGATTTGCTCGGCGACAAAACCTTGCTGTTGAGTTTTGCCAAACTCATGATTATTGAATAA
- a CDS encoding type II toxin-antitoxin system MqsR family toxin — protein MVTEEDVNCFLREFKEKMKIYEVLFINREKNTNTLLALEITPNKRIEILKALQAKDYSEGPKPEILYNGADMWVFGYLLKKKEIYIKITMGQTNNPVICISFHIAEHKMSYPFKTNKHNEKSNHRQRNDID, from the coding sequence ATGGTGACAGAAGAAGATGTTAATTGTTTTTTGAGAGAATTTAAAGAAAAGATGAAGATTTATGAAGTGTTATTTATTAATAGGGAGAAGAACACTAATACGTTATTAGCCTTAGAAATTACACCTAATAAACGAATAGAAATACTAAAAGCATTACAAGCTAAAGATTATAGCGAGGGCCCAAAGCCAGAAATATTGTATAATGGGGCTGATATGTGGGTATTTGGCTACTTGCTAAAAAAGAAAGAAATTTATATTAAGATTACTATGGGACAGACCAATAACCCAGTAATCTGTATTTCATTTCATATAGCTGAGCATAAAATGTCTTATCCTTTTAAAACCAATAAGCACAATGAAAAGTCCAATCACAGGCAAAGAAATGACATTGATTAA
- a CDS encoding type II TA system antitoxin MqsA family protein — MKSPITGKEMTLIKEKKSMNFRKETFEVIFHYYKCEDSGETFTTTALDNLNISQVYNQYRDKHNIPFPEEIKKIREKYGVSATKMSEILGFGVNTYRQYEAGEIPSSANARLIQVVNEPEQFISMLKLCDTFDDKQKEKYINKALSLLEYQNRESFASLKNYLLGEHLADIYSGYKNPNLNKFAEMVIYFADKTQPFKTKMNKLLFYADFLMFKQTCFSISGIRYKAREMGPVPYNFQSIFEYLTTNGYLDISYVQFNQGYVGEQFSCRKDRKFNADLFSEEELNVLEKVASFFKSTKTNEIIEFSHKEKAWINNIKNKDIISYEYAFELSEI, encoded by the coding sequence ATGAAAAGTCCAATCACAGGCAAAGAAATGACATTGATTAAGGAGAAAAAGTCAATGAATTTCAGGAAAGAAACCTTTGAGGTTATTTTCCATTATTATAAATGTGAAGACAGTGGAGAAACATTCACAACCACGGCATTAGATAATTTGAATATAAGTCAAGTATACAATCAGTATAGAGACAAACATAATATTCCATTTCCTGAAGAAATAAAAAAAATCAGAGAAAAATATGGTGTTTCGGCAACTAAAATGTCTGAAATCTTAGGGTTTGGAGTAAACACATACAGGCAATATGAAGCAGGTGAGATACCAAGTTCCGCCAATGCAAGATTGATACAAGTGGTGAATGAGCCAGAACAGTTTATTTCTATGCTAAAATTATGTGATACATTCGATGACAAACAAAAAGAAAAATATATCAATAAAGCGTTGTCTTTGCTTGAATATCAGAATAGAGAAAGTTTTGCCAGTCTTAAAAACTATCTGCTCGGAGAGCATTTAGCCGATATTTATTCTGGATATAAAAATCCTAATCTTAATAAGTTTGCAGAGATGGTGATTTATTTTGCGGATAAGACTCAGCCATTTAAAACAAAGATGAACAAGCTCTTATTTTATGCAGATTTTTTAATGTTCAAACAAACATGCTTTTCGATTAGTGGTATAAGATACAAAGCGAGAGAGATGGGGCCAGTTCCTTATAACTTTCAAAGTATATTTGAATACTTAACCACTAATGGATACCTTGATATTTCTTATGTTCAGTTTAATCAAGGATATGTTGGCGAGCAATTTAGTTGTAGAAAGGATAGAAAATTTAATGCAGATTTATTCTCAGAAGAAGAGTTAAATGTCTTGGAAAAAGTTGCGTCATTTTTTAAATCCACAAAAACTAACGAAATTATAGAGTTTAGTCATAAAGAAAAAGCATGGATTAATAATATAAAAAACAAAGATATTATTAGCTATGAGTACGCCTTTGAGCTTTCAGAAATTTAA
- a CDS encoding metal ABC transporter permease — MEAFYIMLAGSLVAVSCALLGCFLVLRRMAMIGDAISHAILPGIVAAFLLSGHRDSITMLLGAGLIGIFSTFLIEFFHNTAKLQTDAAIGVTFTWLFAAGVILISVFAGQIDLDQDCVLYGEIAYIPLDLWWLDPQTHMGPRVVWVMAGLLALIIAFVYFFYKQLFITTFDPAYAVAMGISATLWHYLLMGAVSLTTVVAFEAVGAILVVALLVVPAASAYLLTESLPKMLWLAAFFGVVSAVGGYYLAVWIDGSIAGAMSVVAGLCFVAAFGLSKLQRQQATQAQVA, encoded by the coding sequence ATGGAAGCATTTTACATCATGTTGGCGGGTTCTTTGGTGGCCGTATCGTGTGCGCTGTTGGGCTGCTTTTTGGTGTTGCGCCGTATGGCCATGATTGGCGATGCTATTTCTCACGCGATTTTGCCAGGCATTGTGGCGGCTTTTTTGCTTTCTGGCCACCGCGATTCTATCACGATGCTGTTGGGTGCGGGACTTATCGGAATTTTCAGTACGTTTCTGATAGAATTTTTTCATAACACAGCCAAACTACAAACCGATGCTGCCATTGGCGTTACGTTTACGTGGCTTTTTGCGGCGGGGGTTATCCTGATTTCGGTTTTTGCGGGACAAATTGATTTGGATCAAGACTGCGTCCTGTACGGCGAAATCGCGTATATCCCGCTGGATTTGTGGTGGCTCGATCCCCAGACGCACATGGGGCCGCGTGTGGTTTGGGTGATGGCTGGGCTGCTGGCTTTGATTATTGCTTTTGTTTATTTTTTCTACAAACAATTGTTTATCACCACTTTTGACCCTGCGTACGCTGTGGCGATGGGCATTTCGGCTACACTTTGGCATTATCTTTTGATGGGGGCGGTTTCGCTGACGACGGTGGTAGCGTTTGAAGCGGTCGGGGCGATTCTGGTGGTGGCTTTGCTGGTCGTGCCTGCGGCAAGTGCTTATTTGCTTACCGAAAGTTTGCCCAAAATGCTTTGGTTGGCTGCTTTTTTTGGGGTGGTTTCGGCGGTTGGCGGTTACTACTTGGCCGTTTGGATAGATGGCTCTATTGCGGGGGCGATGTCGGTGGTGGCTGGGCTGTGTTTTGTGGCGGCTTTTGGCCTGAGCAAACTACAACGCCAACAGGCAACCCAAGCGCAAGTGGCCTAA